The genomic stretch GTGTCCGACACGCGTACGCGGCAGTCGTCGTTTTCGAACCTTGTGTAGCAGTTTTTATCTTCTTTATATTTGCCGATCTGTGTGCTGTAAAAGATGCGCCCATCTTCAAGGACGGACCCTTTTCCTCGGGTCGCATGATAGTCCCATTTTCTATTTTTTTCGCCTTCGGCTTGGGTCAGGTAGATGCCCAGGGTAGGCTGCGCCGAGAAAAACGCGTCCAATGCTGTGCGGCGCACAACGGGGTTCGGGCTGTAAAGGCCGTAGTCAAGCGCCATGCGTTCAAGCGTCGCGTCTCCCGAGCCCAGCATGATTTCCATTGCCGCCATGGAGCGCGCTGGATCGGGGTCATTGAGCAATTGTTGGTACTCATTCGCCCGTGCTACTTTTTGATCGACTTGCGCCAAAACATCGGCAGCAGATAAGGACTGCGACGATGCGGGCAAAGTGTGAAGCAAAGCAATGCACAATGCGCTACGAAAAATCATATGAATATCCTGAATTCAACGACCGTTTCTTTGAAGCTACTCGACGCCACCTATTCGTCAATAAAAGATTTTTCGCTCTGAGTTTGGAAATCTAGGGCTCAAAGCTGCCGTTTGCAGCATTGTACGCCAAGGTCCGTTTCGGGCCGTTCTCGGCTATGGCGCAGGATGGCATGACACGATACACGGTAGTGATTGCACCGTTTCGATGGGTTTCGCTTTCGCAAACAAATAGGAACCATGGGCAGAACGTGCTGAATGTCTGCCAAACATGAAGGGATCCATTCTATTAAAAAGCGCGGACCAAAAACACTATCGACAGCTCATCATGACGTGGTGAGAAACACTCGTCGATGGCTTGATCAAATGGTGGTAGGATTAAATCTTTGCCCATTTTCCTCGAGCGTCATAGCCCGAGACCAAGTCCATTATGCTATATGTGACGCCACGACCGATGCGCATCTAAAGCAGTTTTTTGTGACGGAACTTCAGCGCCTGCTCGTGACCAACGAAAATGACATCGCCACCAGCCTGCTAATGTTTACCCAAGGTTTAGAAGAGTTCGATGATTACCTCGACTTACTCGATTGGTTTCAGCAACTCTTGGAGCAAGCAGAGCTGACAGAGGATGTGCAACTGGCATCCTTTCATCCTCAATACCAATTTGACGGTGTGGCTCCGGACGATCTAAGCCATTTCACCAATCGCTCGCCCTATCCAACCATACATCTTCTGCGTCAAGACCAGATGACCAAAACCCTCGCGTACGTTTCGAACCCAGAGAAGATTTATTTGGATAACATAGAAACGTTGAAGAAGCTCGGTCGCCGACAGGTCGAGGCACTCTGCCCCTGGGGGAAATAAGGCCGATTGCGGTGGCCTGTAATCCCGCCCGGAGTCATAGCTCTTTGGGACCACAGGTCGATTATACTGAGCGAGCGTTTAGCTCATCAGGTTTGGGGCAGTGCTATGGTCACACTCTGTGGTACGCGGCAGCAAATTCGGCGGCGTAAACCTTAGACGAGTCACAATGCAGCACCGAAACCCCCAGCGTCTGGTCTGGGGAAGCTGCATCGCAGCGTTAGTTAATCTGGCCAAGGTCTGCTGTCGGCCGGTCACGTTGATGGGTTAGAAGCAAGACGGCAAACAGTTCTTCACACGTCAACCCATTGATTTCATAGTTGCGTGCTGTGCGAGTGGATACTGGCACATGTCCGCATCCCTCTCGTCTGACGCTAGTTGCTGGGGGTCAGCCGCAGCAGGCGGGCCTCGCTGCCGTCTTCAAGCACATAGATTTGACCATCAGCGTCGGCCGCCACATCGCGAATGCGATTGCCCATGCCCCAACGGTCAACCTCCCACGCGGTGTCGCGGCCAACCTCGACACGGACCAAGGCTTGCGATGCAAGTCCGCCCAACAACAATGAGCCGCGCCATTCGGGAAAGACTGCACCATCGTAATAAGCCATCCCCGCTGGGGCGATGACCGGTGTCCATTCGATCATCGGCGGTGCAAACTCGGGGCGCGTCGCATGGGCGGGGATAGAACGACCGCTATATTTCTTCCCCTCTGACACCAGTGGCCAGCCATAATTCTGGCCGGCCGCGATCACGTTCAGCTCATCGCCGCCCCGCGGGCCCATCTCGTGCGACCAAAGTCGGCCGGTTCCGTCAAACGTGAGGCCGTAGGGGTTTCGGTGGCCAAGGGTCCAGACCTCGGGGGCATCGGCAAAGGGGTTGCCACTGGCGGGCGTGCCGTCTGCCATCAGACGCAGGATCTTGCCTCTGCTGTCGCCCAACTCCTGTGCCGGATCGCCCAACTGCCGATCACCGCTGGTCAGAAACAGGTGCCCGTCGGGACCAAAGGCGATCATGGCGCCCGGATGGCCGTTGCCTCCCATGGGCGTTGCACGCCAGATCACTTGCAGATCGGCCAGTTGCAGCGCCCCCAGATCCAGCCGCCCCCGCCCCAGGCGCAACGCGCCCCCGTCGGTGCCATCGACCCACGTCAGATACACCAATCCCGAAGCCTGGAAATCCGGCGCCAGGGCGATATCGTGCAAACCCACTTGTCCGTCATCTGTTACCCTTGGTGCGCCTGCAATCGTCTGAACCTCGCCCGAGGCTGTAACATGGGCCAGACGCCCGGCCTTTTCCGTTACAAGAAACCCACCTTGCGGCAAGACCGCCATGGCCCAGGGTTGCTCCAAGGTCGCTATCGCCTCAAACCCAAACGGGGTTTGGGCGGCGGCAATGGCACTTGAGGACAGCAGGGCTGCAAGCGCCGTGACTAGTTTTCTCATCATGATATGCTCCGCATCTGTTCGAAGAAACATAGGGTGCAACGCTGCAGCTACAAGCCAACGGGTTCGAAACGCCGACGATCCATTTTCGTGCGCTTAGCGGC from Phaeobacter sp. G2 encodes the following:
- a CDS encoding DUF1415 domain-containing protein, coding for MSAKHEGIHSIKKRGPKTLSTAHHDVVRNTRRWLDQMVVGLNLCPFSSSVIARDQVHYAICDATTDAHLKQFFVTELQRLLVTNENDIATSLLMFTQGLEEFDDYLDLLDWFQQLLEQAELTEDVQLASFHPQYQFDGVAPDDLSHFTNRSPYPTIHLLRQDQMTKTLAYVSNPEKIYLDNIETLKKLGRRQVEALCPWGK
- a CDS encoding PQQ-dependent sugar dehydrogenase, whose translation is MMRKLVTALAALLSSSAIAAAQTPFGFEAIATLEQPWAMAVLPQGGFLVTEKAGRLAHVTASGEVQTIAGAPRVTDDGQVGLHDIALAPDFQASGLVYLTWVDGTDGGALRLGRGRLDLGALQLADLQVIWRATPMGGNGHPGAMIAFGPDGHLFLTSGDRQLGDPAQELGDSRGKILRLMADGTPASGNPFADAPEVWTLGHRNPYGLTFDGTGRLWSHEMGPRGGDELNVIAAGQNYGWPLVSEGKKYSGRSIPAHATRPEFAPPMIEWTPVIAPAGMAYYDGAVFPEWRGSLLLGGLASQALVRVEVGRDTAWEVDRWGMGNRIRDVAADADGQIYVLEDGSEARLLRLTPSN